In Candidatus Omnitrophota bacterium, a single genomic region encodes these proteins:
- a CDS encoding isoprenyl transferase, translated as MRAAVAFPVLGRANKTVVEPETIPLDLSKIPQHIAVIMDGNGRWAKSQGLMRIFGHREGIDSIRSVVRRADDLGVRFITLYAFSHENWKRPKPEVEGLMRLLREFLDSEEKEMMEKKIRLNAIGELDRLPAFVFNRLEEVRANTRANRGVTLTLALSYGSRGEIVRAVRALAGKVSQGLIRPEEIDEACIGRHLDTGDMPDPDLLIRTSGEQRISNFMLWQISYSEIYISSKLWPEFRAHDLDAAIAEYQKRERRFGR; from the coding sequence ATGAGGGCAGCCGTGGCATTTCCTGTTCTGGGAAGGGCGAACAAGACCGTTGTCGAGCCCGAGACGATCCCTTTGGATCTATCGAAAATTCCCCAGCATATTGCGGTAATCATGGATGGTAACGGGCGCTGGGCCAAGTCCCAGGGCCTGATGCGTATTTTCGGGCACCGGGAAGGCATTGATTCCATTCGTTCGGTGGTGCGCCGGGCCGATGATTTGGGTGTCCGGTTTATCACCCTGTATGCCTTCTCCCATGAGAACTGGAAACGTCCCAAGCCCGAGGTCGAGGGTTTGATGCGGCTCCTTCGGGAATTCCTGGATTCCGAAGAGAAGGAGATGATGGAGAAGAAGATCCGGCTAAACGCCATCGGGGAGCTGGATCGTTTGCCGGCTTTTGTGTTTAACCGGCTCGAAGAGGTGCGGGCCAATACTCGTGCCAATCGGGGAGTCACCCTGACATTGGCGCTGAGCTATGGCTCACGGGGCGAGATTGTACGGGCAGTGAGGGCATTGGCCGGCAAGGTGAGCCAGGGCTTGATCAGGCCGGAGGAAATAGATGAGGCTTGTATCGGGCGTCATTTGGATACGGGCGACATGCCTGATCCGGATTTGCTGATCCGCACGAGCGGGGAGCAGCGGATAAGCAATTTTATGCTGTGGCAAATCTCCTATTCGGAGATTTACATTTCTTCCAAGCTTTGGCCTGAATTCAGGGCGCATGACCTGGATGCTGCAATCGCGGAATACCAGAAACGTGAGCGGCGTTTTGGCCGCTGA
- a CDS encoding phosphatidate cytidylyltransferase yields the protein MFPQRFATAVIIILVISLTIFVFPLWMFAVMTLLVVGKSLYEFYSHMQRRGLDLFKDTGLVLGLLITLWVYLHHADTPLQVSDEFGFFFFSALVLFLCQFTRQSASHAVATVSVTMFGLIYIAWFLSFLIKLRFLPLGPLWVGYLVLVVKSGDIGAYLVGKLAGKTKLIPRISPRKSREGALGGLLFSMAFAFVGYWYLPLPLWHLPLLGLVLGVLGQVGDLAESLMKRDCGIKDSGRILPGMGGALDLVDSLLLTAPALYHYLVWTLY from the coding sequence ATGTTCCCTCAACGATTTGCTACTGCCGTCATTATTATCCTGGTCATCAGCCTGACGATTTTTGTGTTTCCGCTTTGGATGTTCGCGGTGATGACTTTGTTGGTGGTGGGAAAATCTCTGTATGAATTTTATTCGCACATGCAGCGCCGTGGGCTGGATCTCTTCAAGGACACAGGTCTTGTTCTGGGCCTGCTCATTACGCTCTGGGTTTACTTGCATCACGCGGACACACCCCTGCAAGTTTCCGATGAATTCGGCTTCTTTTTCTTCTCAGCCCTAGTGCTCTTCTTGTGCCAGTTCACACGCCAGAGTGCGAGCCATGCCGTTGCCACGGTGTCGGTGACCATGTTCGGATTGATCTATATCGCATGGTTTTTGAGTTTTCTGATTAAACTGCGTTTTTTGCCCTTGGGCCCGCTTTGGGTGGGTTACCTGGTTTTGGTCGTCAAGAGCGGAGATATCGGGGCGTATCTGGTTGGGAAACTTGCGGGGAAGACCAAGCTTATTCCAAGGATCAGTCCCAGGAAAAGCCGGGAAGGGGCCTTGGGCGGATTGCTTTTCAGTATGGCCTTTGCCTTTGTGGGCTATTGGTACCTGCCTCTTCCTTTGTGGCATTTGCCCCTCTTGGGTTTGGTATTGGGTGTATTGGGCCAGGTGGGTGATTTGGCCGAATCCTTAATGAAGAGGGATTGCGGGATCAAGGATAGCGGGCGGATTCTGCCGGGCATGGGCGGAGCCTTGGATTTGGTGGATAGCTTGCTGCTGACAGCGCCGGCACTCTACCACTACCTCGTTTGGACTCTCTATTAG
- a CDS encoding flagellar motor protein MotB, with the protein MKSLLAKVSVFIVPALVFGLAGCSMHFHKRTPTDLAAIDHLQTQLEMERQQKENELSALRRTMQELENALEAEIEQEQIRVGMEDRGLVITFVDEVLFDSGKAELRPDGAATLDKVSSILGRQVANKYVSIEGHTDNQPIKHSGWKSNWELSTARANSVLHELIDSAGLNPSRFRAAGYGEYRPVADNNVKEGRQQNRRVEVVVLPEQFPTVDRQNWQNNNSGYDQGSGSEAGRYIK; encoded by the coding sequence ATGAAATCTTTACTCGCCAAAGTCAGTGTTTTTATCGTACCGGCACTGGTATTCGGACTTGCCGGGTGTTCCATGCATTTTCACAAGAGGACGCCTACGGACCTGGCGGCCATCGACCATCTCCAGACACAGCTGGAGATGGAGCGTCAGCAGAAGGAAAACGAACTCTCGGCACTCCGCCGTACCATGCAGGAACTGGAAAATGCGCTCGAGGCTGAGATCGAGCAGGAGCAGATCCGCGTGGGCATGGAAGACCGCGGTTTGGTTATTACCTTTGTGGATGAAGTTCTTTTTGATTCAGGCAAGGCAGAGTTGAGACCGGACGGCGCAGCCACCTTGGACAAAGTTTCTTCTATCCTCGGCCGCCAGGTTGCCAACAAGTATGTGAGTATCGAGGGGCACACGGACAACCAGCCCATCAAGCACAGCGGCTGGAAATCCAACTGGGAGCTTTCAACTGCGCGCGCCAATTCGGTGTTGCACGAGTTGATTGATTCCGCAGGGTTGAATCCGAGCCGCTTCCGTGCCGCAGGTTATGGCGAATACCGCCCGGTTGCCGATAACAACGTGAAAGAGGGACGCCAGCAGAACCGCCGTGTTGAGGTGGTGGTTCTTCCTGAGCAATTCCCTACGGTGGACCGCCAGAATTGGCAAAACAATAACTCCGGTTATGACCAAGGTTCTGGCTCCGAAGCCGGGAGGTACATTAAGTAG